Proteins encoded together in one Impatiens glandulifera chromosome 1, dImpGla2.1, whole genome shotgun sequence window:
- the LOC124920171 gene encoding E3 ubiquitin-protein ligase UPL7 isoform X2, giving the protein MRLSVVLTDLKAWRCINDDNHLDGKMEVEDLIHFMGSEEGRLYMNVNQYIYKLHAPFSAQLNVPRQTDERLVITASAITLALRPLHIAKLTDSGSLDMLYSVEQFCVFILTIPWLAHRLPPVLLPALCHKTVLSLCFKMLLIYKEKILNKISEKDQLYTVSCLSMMPKVGWLLANIICLATGSNNNSEVPGKLIRGIDLTSYVHVIINLSENLLVWFEKARSIKKDSDGVEVYTELFEEFSTTLLCGTQTLSSVKMSYIDFFSPVYQQCHLMELLSLENDSSSDEPHNLLPTNSECQGKRGLIDVAYYYSCMLRIFLLLNPVAGPMSVLNMLSFTPGFLITLWQTVESSIFSGRSRLTKDSSHTGDTLSEKKNGNVSKHKRVVKDEGRKWASVLHKITGKSQANIESADIQPRSKQVDDDSYGIWNIESLKHGAEGMSKDAFCLLHLFCSTYSHLLVVLDDIEFYEKQVPFKLEQQQGIASMLNTFVYNTLSHSFSLQTRPLVDAAIRCLHLLYERDCRHQFCPPALWLAPAMKTRPTIAVAARTHEALSANLRLEDASTLPNMSSAVIYIPHIFPFEERVQMFREFINMDKTSRRMAGEVVSSGSRAVEVVIRRSHVIEDGFQQLNSLGSRLKSNIHVSFVGESGLQEAGLDYGGLSKEFLTDIAKAAFSPEYGLFCQTSTSDRLIIPNTTARHIDNGIQMIEFLGRIVGKALYEGILLDYSFSLVFVQKLLGRYSFLDELSTLDSELYKNIMYVKHYNGDVRELCLDFTVTEESLGKRQVIDLKPGGKDICVTNENKLQYIHAMADYKLNRQILPLSNAFLRGLMDLISPSWLKLFNASEFNQLLSGGKHDIDVVDLRNNTRYTGGYTEGNRTIKIFWEVLAGFEAKDRCMLLKFVTSCSRAPLLGFKYLQPAFTIHKVVCDMPIWATVAGQDVERLPSASTCYNTLKLPTYKRSNTLRAKLLYAINSNAGFELS; this is encoded by the exons ATGCGCCTTTCTGTTGTCTTGACTGATCTGAAGGCATGGAGGTGCATCAATGATGATAATCATTTGGATGGAAAAATGGAAGTTGAAGATTTGATTCACTTCATGGGAAGTGAAGAAGGAAGATTGTACATGAATGTAAACCAATACATTTATAAATTGCATGCCCCCTTTTCTGCCCAGTTGAATGTTCCTCGGCAGACAGATGAGAGACTTGTGATTACTGCTAGTGCCATAACATTAGCTTTAAGGCCTCTTCACATTGCGAAGTTAACTGACTCTGGTTCTCTGGATATGCTGTATTCTGTTGAGCAGTTCTGTGTATTTATATTGACAATTCCTTGGCTTGCTCATCGGTTACCACCAGTCCTTTTGCCTGCTTTGTGCCATAAAACAGTTCTGTCGCTTTGCTTCAAGATGCTACTG ATATACAAAGAGAAAATTCTAAACAAGATTTCTGAGAAGGATCAGTTATATACTGTATCATGTCTATCAATGATGCCAAAAGTTGGTTGGCTTCTCGCAAACATCATATGCCTGGCAACAGGAAGCAATAACAACTCAGAAGTGCCAGGGAAGTTGATCAGAGGGATAGACCTCACCTCCTATGTCCATGTTATTATTAATCTTTCCGAAAACTTATTAGTTTGGTTTGAGAAAGCTCGGTCAATAAAAAAGGACAGTGATGGAGTCGAGGTGTATACTGAACTATTTGAAGAATTCTCTACTACGCTGCTTTGTGGGACTCAAACTCTTAGTTCTGTGAAAATGTCATACATCGACTTCTTTAGTCCGGTTTATCAACAGTGTCATCTTATGGAACTTTTATCCTTGGAGAATGATAGTTCTTCTGATGAGCCCCATAATCTCTTGCCAACAAATTCAGAATGCCAGGGAAAGCGAGGTTTAATTGATGTGGCATATTACTATTCTTGCATGCTTAGAATATTTTTGTTACTGAATCCAGTAGCAGGCCCAATGTCTGTTCTCAATATGCTGTCTTTTACCCCTGGATTTCTTATTACTTTGTGGCAAACAGTAGAAAGCTCTATTTTTTCTGGGAGAAGTCGCTTAACCAAGGACAGTAGTCATACTGGAGATACGTTATCTGAAAAGAAGAATGGTAATGTTAGTAAGCATAAACGTGTTGTGAAGGATGAAGGAAGAAAATGGGCAAGTGTTCTGCATAAAATTACTGGCAAGTCACAAGCCAATATAGAGTCAGCTGATATTCAACCACGGTCGAAACAGGTCGATGATGATTCTTATGGTATATGGAACATTGAGTCCCTGAAGCATGGTGCAGAAGGGATGTCGAAAGATGCATTTTGTCTACTCCATCTATTTTGTTCAACCTATTCACACCTGTTGGTAGTCCTTGATGACATAGAGTTCTATGAGAAACAG gttCCCTTCAAATTGGAGCAGCAACAGGGAATTGCATCAATGCTTAATACATTCGTGTATAATACTTTGTCCCACAGTTTTAGCCTGCAAACTAGGCCTCTTGTGGATGCTGCTATCCGGTGTTTGCATCTGCTGTATGAGAGGGATTGCAGGCACCAGTTTTGTCCTCCAGCTTTGTGGCTTGCACCTGCCATGAAGACTAGACCAACAATTGCAGTAGCTGCGAGAACTCATGAAGCTTTATCAGCTAATTTAAGATTGGAGGATGCCTCAACCCTTCCAAACATGAGTTCTGCTGTTATTTATATTCCACACAtctttccatttgaagaaag AGTTCAAATGTTCAGAGAATTCATCAATATGGACAAGACATCAAGAAGAATGGCTGGTGAAGTGGTTAGCAGTGGTTCACGTGCAGTAGAGGTCGTCATTCGACGTTCTCATGTCATTGAGGATGGATTTCAACAGTTAAATTCTCTAGGTTCAAGGTTAAAATCCAACATTCATGTCTCATTTGTTGGCGAATCAGGCCTTCAAGAGGCTGGCTTAGACTATGGTGGATTATCCAAGGAGTTCCTGACAGATATAGCTAAAGCGGCATTTTCACCTGA GTATGGACTATTCTGTCAGACCTCAACTTCGGACAGGCTTATAATTCCCAACACAACAGCAAGACACATAGATAATGGTATCCAAATGATTGAGTTTCTCGGTAGAATTGTAGGCAAAGCACTTTATGAAGGCATACTACTCGATTACTCCTTTTCCCTTGTTTTTGTGCAAAAGTTGTTGGGCCGCTATAGTTTCCTTGATGAATTATCAACTCTTGATTCTGAGCTCTACAAGAATATCATGTATGTTAAG CATTACAATGGCGATGTTAGAGAACTTTGTCTTGATTTTACTGTTACAGAAGAATCACTTGGAAAAAGACAAGTTATTGATCTAAAACCTGGTGGCAAGGACATCTGTGTAACAAATGAGAACAAATTACAATATATTCATGCAATGGCAGATTACAAACTTAACCGGCAG ATATTGCCTCTGTCAAATGCTTTCCTTAGGGGGTTAATGGATCTTATATCCCCATCGTGGTTGAAGTTGTTCAATGCCAGTGAATTTAATCAG TTACTTTCTGGTGGAAAGCATGACATTGATGTCGTTGATTTAAGAAATAACACCAGGTATACCGGTGGCTATACTGAAGGAAATCGAACCATTAAAATCTTCTGGGAG GTACTTGCAGGATTTGAAGCAAAAGACCGTTGTATGCTTCTTAAGTTTGTTACCAGTTGTTCTCGTGCTCCTTTACTTGGGTTTAAATACTTGCAGCCAGCCTTTACCATTCATAAG